TTGAATTGATCAAACGCCTCCGTCATAATGAACTGGATGAAGACTACGAAAAACTCATCCATACCACCATTAACGGAATCGCCACCGGTTTACGTAACTCCGGTTGATCCTTAAATAAAAAAGTGTTTCCGGAAAGCTTAAATTACAGCTTTCCGGAAACACTTTTTTCAATTCTTTATTATTTTAATTCTTCCCCATAAATTGTCCTTGGAACCACCAGCGGGCAAGGAAGGCTAGGGCACCGATGGCGAGATATGCGAAAGGCGGTAAGGCCCCGTTCCAGGATGGAGGTAAGATAGCTAGGGCGCCGACCAAGATCAGCATCCACAAGCCGACCACTAGAACCGAGAGCAAGATATAGCGACCAATGCCGCGTTTGCCCTTTTCTTGACTCATGTCGGGACTGTATTGGTTTAAGACTGCCATCGCTAAGCCCCCCATGACAAAGTTAACCACCAAAGCAGCCGGCCCAAAGGCGGTGGCTGAGTTAGCTTGGTTATTGGATAATAGGGCTGACAAGCCAGCGATAATAGAGAAGAGTCCGCCCACAAAGAGGGCCCCTTCTACCCAATGCATCCAGAAAGGTGCAGGGGCTAATTCCTTAGCGGTGGGTTGTTTTTCCAATTCTTCGGCGTATTGGTAGGGTTGACCGTAGAGCTGTTGGGCGGTTTGGCCACTCGCTTGAGTCTCCACCAAGCTGGTTAAGATCTCATGGAGGA
This genomic window from Aerococcus sp. Group 1 contains:
- a CDS encoding DUF1129 domain-containing protein, with protein sequence MFNQDKKTDQAAERQAQLDQYEAENKTLYPQLTKRNKEFVFQFEKAIKDKDLRGRNKTEVLHEILTSLVETQASGQTAQQLYGQPYQYAEELEKQPTAKELAPAPFWMHWVEGALFVGGLFSIIAGLSALLSNNQANSATAFGPAALVVNFVMGGLAMAVLNQYSPDMSQEKGKRGIGRYILLSVLVVGLWMLILVGALAILPPSWNGALPPFAYLAIGALAFLARWWFQGQFMGKN